The genomic stretch ACGGGCGGCAGCTCGCTCGGAACGCGCGCGAAGGAGGACAGCGAGACGGCAACGATGCCGTTGGCGCCGACCGAGAGCGTCGGTTCCGTGCCGACGACGTCGATGGGCATCACGCCGGGGAGGAACTGGCGGAGCGCGGGCCGCGCCGGCGGAGGCGGCGTCGCGTTCGTCGCAGGGGGCGGGGCGGCGCCCGCGGCCACGATGAGCACGCGCTCGGCGCTGCCGCGCGTGCCGTTCGCGGCCTTCGCGACCGCGGTCACGGTGTATCGGCCCGCCGCCTGGTACGTGTGCGAGGCCTCGCGCGTCTCGGCGAACGTGCCGTCGCCGAAGGACCATGAGAAGCCCACAGCCCCGGGCGCCTCAGCGACGAAGGCGACGCGCTCTCCCACGACGGGCGCGGCGGGCGTCGCGCGAAGGGTGACGGGCAGCGCGTAGGGGACGTCCGGGGGGCTCGTCGCGCTCGTCGGAGGCGTTCCGCCGCCGACGCTCGCGCCGGGCGCGGCGAACGGGGAGGCGCAGCCGGCGACGACGGTCATGGCGGCCACGGCGAGGAGAAGCCAACCGGACTTCATGCGGCGGGAGGCGCCCGGTCGGCTCAAAGGGTTTTTGGTCGTGTCTTTGCACGCTCGCCGCCGGGAAGGCCGCGAGGTCCATCACAAGCCATATAAAAGGGTCCCGCGATGCAACGGGCGGTATCCATGTCTGTGACGCAGGGCGAAGTCCGCCAACTCAAGGAGGGGCGGTATCTGGTGGTCGACGAGGAACCCTGCAAGATCCTGAGCATCACGACGTCGAAGCCGGGCAAGCACGGCGCGGCGAAGGCGAGGATCGACGTCGTCGGCATCTTCGACGGCGTCAAGCGGTCGGTCACGATGCCGACCTCGGACAAGTGCAAGATCCCGATGATCGACAAGCGCAACGCGCAGGTCATCAACATCCGGGAGGGCATCGCCCAGCTCATGGACAACGCCACCTACGAGACCTTCGAGCTCCCGATCCCCGACGAGCTCAAGGGCGAGATCGAGGTCGGCAAGGACACCATGTACTTCGAGGCCATGGGCCGCAAGATGCTCGGGCGCTCGTGAGCGTGTCCCGTTGACGGCGGCCGAGGGCTTCCGGGCCCGACTCGCGGCGTCCGCGGCCCGCCGACGTTCCTGGCTCTGCCTCGGGCTCGACCCCGAATGGGGCCGGCTTTCTCCCGACCTGCGCGCGCTCGGCCCCGCCGAGGCGCTCTATCGTTTCTCGCGCGACGCGATCGACGCCACGGCCGACGCCGTGTCGTCCGTGAAGCCCCAGAGCGCATTCTTCGAAGAGCATGGGGCGGAGGGTTTCGACGCGCTCCGCCGCGTCATCGCCCACGCCCGCTCCAAGGGGCTACCCGTCATCCTCGACGCGAAGCGAGGCGACATCGGCAACACCGCGAAAGCCTACGCGCGCGCGGCGTTCGACCATCTCGGCGCGGACGCGGTGACGGTGAATCCGTACATGGGCCGGGATTCGGTCGACCCCTTCGCCGCCTACGCAGAGAAAGGCGTGTTCGTCCTCTGCCGCACCTCGAACCCCGCAGGCGACGCCCTTCAGGGCCTCGCGCTCGCGGAGGGGGGCCGGCTCTTCGAGCGCACCGCGCGGCTCGTCGCCGAGTGGGACGCGCGCGGCAACCTCGGGGTCGTCGTCGGCGCGACCTACCCCGACGAGCTCGCCCGCGTCCGGGCCCTCCTGGGCGAGGACGCGCCCATCCTCGTGCCGGGGGTCGGCGCCCAGGGCGGATCGCCCGCCGACGCGCTCAAGGGCGCGAACGCGCGCGGCGCGAACGCGCTCGTCGTCGCGGCGCGCGCCATCCTCTACGCCGGGGCCGGGTCCCCCGCCGACCAGAAGGCGGCGGCGCACGCCCTCCGCGACGCCCTCGCTTCGGCCTCGAAGGGGCATCAGGCTTAAGCGGGAGATTCGCTTTGGGCGCCCCATGACGACGCCCGACGCGAAGGCCGCGGAGGAGCGCGCGAAGAAGCTCGAGGAGCGCCGCGTGAACACGGAGCGCTTCGGCGAGGAGATCGCCGCCCTCGAAAAGACTCCGATTCCCGACGCATGGGGTTTCCCGGAGATCAGCGCCGAGCACACGCGCCTGCGCACGAAGATCATGGAGATGCAGCAGCTCGTCATCCGCGGCCG from Candidatus Thermoplasmatota archaeon encodes the following:
- a CDS encoding translation initiation factor IF-5A, producing MSVTQGEVRQLKEGRYLVVDEEPCKILSITTSKPGKHGAAKARIDVVGIFDGVKRSVTMPTSDKCKIPMIDKRNAQVINIREGIAQLMDNATYETFELPIPDELKGEIEVGKDTMYFEAMGRKMLGRS
- the pyrF gene encoding orotidine-5'-phosphate decarboxylase — its product is MTAAEGFRARLAASAARRRSWLCLGLDPEWGRLSPDLRALGPAEALYRFSRDAIDATADAVSSVKPQSAFFEEHGAEGFDALRRVIAHARSKGLPVILDAKRGDIGNTAKAYARAAFDHLGADAVTVNPYMGRDSVDPFAAYAEKGVFVLCRTSNPAGDALQGLALAEGGRLFERTARLVAEWDARGNLGVVVGATYPDELARVRALLGEDAPILVPGVGAQGGSPADALKGANARGANALVVAARAILYAGAGSPADQKAAAHALRDALASASKGHQA